GGGCGACGTCGGCCTCTCGGAGACACAAAGCGGCGGCGGCGCCCCCGTCGGGCCGTTCTGCCTGCCGGTACTGTCGTCTCCGCCGGTGGTGGCCGGGTTGCTCCTCGTGTTCGCGGGCCTCTTGACGTTGGTGTACTACGACACCCGGTCGCTGCTCCCCGTCGCCGCGGTGGGCCTCACGTTCGGCGTGCCGGGGTACGTGTTCTGGATGCTGTTGACCACCTGTGGTCCCCTGGAGTTCGGCGGCGCCGGGATGAGCGCCGGGAACGGGTCGTTCCCGCTCCCGGAGGGCGGCGGGCAACTCGGCGGGTCCGGCGAGGGGGCCGTCTCCGCGCCGACGGCCGTCTTCGGCATCCTCCTCGCTCTCGCCCTCGTCGGCGCCGTCGCCCTCCTCGTCCTCTCGACCGGCGACGACGAGGCGGCCGGCCGCGAGACGGTCGCGGCGGAGGAGGACCCGGACGTCGACGTGGGCGAAATCGGCCGGGCGGCCGGCGCCGCCGCGGACCGCATCGAGGAGGACGCCGACGTGGGCAACGAGGTGTACCGCGCGTGGACGGAGATGACGGCCCTGCTCGACATCCCGAATCCGCGGACGAGCACCCCCGGCGAGTTCGCCTCGGCGGCCGTCGAGGCCGGGATG
This Halogeometricum sp. S3BR5-2 DNA region includes the following protein-coding sequences:
- a CDS encoding DUF4129 domain-containing protein, whose translation is MDRDAARTVGLALLAVLALGVAAATIDTAVTGGSGGFGGEAGGSGLGPSDQGDVGLSETQSGGGAPVGPFCLPVLSSPPVVAGLLLVFAGLLTLVYYDTRSLLPVAAVGLTFGVPGYVFWMLLTTCGPLEFGGAGMSAGNGSFPLPEGGGQLGGSGEGAVSAPTAVFGILLALALVGAVALLVLSTGDDEAAGRETVAAEEDPDVDVGEIGRAAGAAADRIEEDADVGNEVYRAWTEMTALLDIPNPRTSTPGEFASAAVEAGMARGDVDELTRLFEEVRYGGESATEAREERAVTALRRIESAYADAEAEGDS